The Plasmodium cynomolgi strain B DNA, chromosome 5, whole genome shotgun sequence genome segment GTAATTGCCAATGCATGCACCGTTtgatatgcatatttattatgataaaaatgattgTACAATAAGGATATGCCTTTTCTTATTTTACGATAATGTGTATAATGATGACttactaattttatactttattttattacatatttgtgtattttttaaggaaaattGTGTGATAAAATAGACTAAGTTGGTAACAGGCGGTTCGTACCAAGAGTGaattatgtaaaagaaatacttattttatatattgtaaaagatatcattataaaaaaatatacaattttttattttttatactattaTTTATCTGAATAAAACGTGATTATTTAGGAACAAAATTGTCAAGGtatatgaaaagaaaaaatgaaatatcaCATAATACAAGATAAactgtaaaatatatataatattaatattgtACTTTATATCAGCACAAGTTggcaataaaataaatattataaataaaaattaacagtaggatatatatatttacaatattacATAAacttgctattttttattgtactGGGGAAAAtagcaccattttttttaattaaaccGAAGCGAACATTTCagtttacttttttatccttttatataaaaatataagaatatttttGGACTTTCCCATCataaaaatagtaataatttttcatgtatTCTATAATTGTTATTGAATAACTTTATTAAAGAcgttatatataaacaaatacTTTCACTGCTTTAAGTCAAATGATATTTTGGTTACATTCTACCTAATTTGCCTTAGCAGATAAGATGGATGGCATTTAATAGATGTATAAAGCTCAAAAATTTGTGGAAGTAAGAATAAAACAGATAGTAAAAATTTGTAATAGAgaatcccttttttatagTCCTGaacaatttatttgttatgCATATTATATAAGCATATCCAAATTTGTCATCTTCactaaattttaaaatatataggtaagtttttcttaaaatgtaaaaataattatgaattaattttttttattacgacaggaaagaaaataagaatTATAAGAGTGCTATTATTTTGAACCTCAAAGGGGATTATAtgattaaataaaaatactcattttttttgtaacgaaaaatacttatatatatataatttatcaaaatgctacatattattatgaaaGCTATAAACgcgcatttaaaatatatatacacaaaaattaaaatgaaatttgtaatactatatattattaatagaagcatatataacatatttacaccttacaattttataaaattttaattgttCGTAAAATAATTCACTTTATATGGAAAATTATACGCCTAGCatgattaatatattttcacNNNNNNNNNNNNNNNNNNNNNNNNNNNNNNNNNNNNNNNNNNNNNNNNNNNNNNNNNNNNNNNNNNNNNNNNNNNNNNNNNNNNNNNNNNNNNNNNNNNNNNNNNNNNNNNNNNNNNNNNNNNNNNNNNNNNNNNNNNNNNNNNNNNNNNNNNNNNNNNNNNNNNNNNNNNNNNNNNNNNNNNNNNNNNNNNNNNNNNNNNNNNNNNNNNNNNNNNNNNNNNNNNNNNNNNNNNNNNNNNNNNNNNNNNNNNNNNNNNNNNNNNNNNNNNNNNNNNNNNNATCGCATAAgatatataatgaattcaACAAAGaagataatataaataactatAGTAATAAACTTTGTCAAATTCAtgaaatgaggaggaagaactaTCCAGGATTTGAaagaatttgtaaaaaattttctaaaaacttagataatatattttaaagcAGGTTAACGGGAACACTATGGATTATTGTATATTGCTGAAATATTGGGTCTATGAtcaaataaagaaatttaataaaaatggcaaaaaggaCATTGATGTCTTTGTACTTACTGAAAAACTAAGAAAATTGCAATATACTATTAGAAATGAAGAATCTGTTAATTTTGAATGTTACGATGATTATAGTGATTATTTCAGTAATTGGGAAGAGGAGAAAGCTTTATATGagtattttgtaaattttaaagaaataatagATAGTTCTAAACCTGATAATACAGGGGAAAACAAGTACATTCCTTACATTCAATATATTGTTAAactatacaaaaaaaaaacaactgaAGAAGGTTGTTGTAATACTAAGTGTCATCATCCTTGTgatcattattttaattgcGATCCAGAGTATGATCCTGAAAATCTcctattaaaattaaaaggtaaAAACGCAGAACATAGCCAGAAATTACCAAATAGAGGTGTACAGGCAACTAAATCAGGAAAGGATGGATGTAGTGTAAATAGCACAGAAGATTTAAATGTATATGGAAATGTCTTGCCTGAAGTACCAATCGGATGGAATAAACGCAgacacaaatatataacgAAAATGCACAACGTTAAGTGTCTTACGAATTATGCAGCTAAGGAAAAAGGTTATGCATTAGTATCGTGTTATaacattggaaaaaaatatccaaatgttgaaaatatatttaggcctacaaaaaagaggaagaatttTATTCTAAAAAGATCGAAGCAGAAGGCAGAAGTatcgggggaaaaaatatgccatGGTATTATTACGATTCTGAGGCAGCTGATGAGGAAGTATCTCATGTAGGTTTAGGTAGTGATGGAAATATTGTTTCCAAAAAATCTAAAACTCGTGTAGGCATACCGGCATATTCCCAAGGATATACATTACTAGGTGATTATATAAAGGATAGaagaaatgataaatatgGAAATTATCAACTAGGTCGTGAagttgcatatattttttcaggtTTAGGAAGAGGCTCTAATCCacgaataaatataaaagatgTAGCTTGTgcttatattaaaataaaagatggAAAAACAGAGTGTgtaaaagaagaagataTTAAAGATTATGAAGTTTCTAAAAATCAAGAGCCGAATTCAAGTACGGAAGAATCTAATACAATATTTCCGAAAATAGTATCATCGGGTGAATTAGAACCCGCAGAGGAGAGTATATTTAAAACGCCCATGTTCCGTGGTACTACGTCTGCATTATTATTAGTAGGAATAGTTCtcgtttttattatttattttaaggtatattctatttatattataaaagaagtgcttatttataaatatacatatattagatttaattttagtaatttatttaatagaGCATACTAGCAATGTTCTGTATATAATTCCCTTTGTTTTATCACCTGttagtttaccccttttGGAAACTGGATTAGTGGTAAAAtgtcaaaaaagggaaaaatgaattgGGAAGTACATAGAGAAATTGAGAAAAACATTCAGAGTGGATATAAGCAAGTTCAGGACAAGGGGAATACGCAGATACAGTCAAACAATTCCCCGAAGCCTAAAAATTGGGACCCTCCTAAAAAGAGAATACAGATTGCATATCAAGTTTCATAAGATTTGTTTTTTGACTGCGAGGAGTCGTATAAAacaatgaataaaattagtgTGAAGAAAGATGCTTGTAATTTGTCACTGCATATCTATTTAATGAGA includes the following:
- a CDS encoding VIR-like CYIR protein (putative), whose product is MDYCILLKYWVYDQIKKFNKNGKKDIDVFVLTEKLRKLQYTIRNEESVNFECYDDYSDYFSNWEEEKALYEYFVNFKEIIDSSKPDNTGENKYIPYIQYIVKLYKKKTTEEGCCNTKCHHPCDHYFNCDPEYDPENLLLKLKAKEKGYALVSCYNIGKKYPNVENIFRPTKKRKNFILKRSKQKAEVSGEKICHGIITILRQLMRKYLM